ACGACACGCAGCGCAGCGCCGCCGCCGCCACGGCCCTCGCGGGGCTCTCCTCGGGCCGACTCCAGGACTTCCTGAAGAACAACTCCGCGGCCGTCGGCGACATGCTCAAGTACATCAACACCGATGTCGACACGAAGTACTCGCCCGCCCTGGGAAAGCTGCTGGACAAGGCCAATCAGATCAATCCCCCCACGACCGAGTCCATCAACCTCTTCAACACGTCCATCGACAAGATTGGCGAGAACACCTCCACCCGCGAGGCCGCCGCCCGGTTCTTCACCCGGCACGGTGACGCGGTGCTCGCCTCCATGCAGGACGCCTCGGGCTCGCTGGGCCTCGATGGACAGAAGAAGATGTCCGAGTTCTTCACCCGGACGCTCTTCTCGCCCCCCTCCTACGAGGGCCAGGACACCTTCCGCAAGAACGTGATGTCGCGGCTGGACAGGATGAACGACAACCTCGCCCGCCACGCCAACGCGAGCCCCCCTCCCGCCGACGCCAAGCGCCAGGCCCGCCTGATGGGCAGCCTCGTGGGCTCCCTGGAAGGCGGCTTCCAGGTCGCCGTCGACGAGCTCAAGAAGCGCAACGACGCCGTCAAGGGCATGGTCGACCTGCTCTTCTCCGCCAAGGGCCTCATCCCCGACATGGCCCTCCCCGGCGCCGGCAAGCTCAAGGACCTGACCATCGATCAGCTCCAGAAGTGGGTGACCTCCAGCCTCCAGGAGAAGGCCCAGGACGCCTCGGACGCCATCCCCTTCCACCGCGCCTTCGGCGAGATGATCGCCAACCCGGACCTGCGCACCGACTACGACGCCGCCCGCGGCGACGCCTTCCTCAACCGCCAGCGCGGTCTGAGCTGAGTCGCTGGCTCTCCCGCCGGGAAGCCTCCTTCCCGGCGCAGTGGTAGGAAGGGGAGTCATGACCGCCAGGGCCCTGCTCTACGACGCCTTCATGACTCCCCTCGGATGGCTCGGTCTCGACCGCGCCCGGCATCGGCTCGTCGCGGGGCTCTCCGGACACGTCCTCGAGGTGGGCACCGGCACCGGGCTCCTGCTCCCCTCCTACCCGCCCTCCGTCTCCTCCACCGTCGCCATCGACATCGACCCCGACATGCTCGCCCGCGCGCGCCTGCGCCGCCCCGGCGTCTCCCTCTTCCAGGCCGATGTCCAGCAACTCCCCTTCCCCGATGGCTCCTTCGATGCCGTCGTCTCCTGTCTCGTCTTCTGCAGCGTCGAGCAGCCCGCTCGCGGACTCGCGGAGATCCACCGCGTCCTCCGCCCCGGCGGCCAGCTCCGCATGCTCGAACACGTCCGCTCTCCCCGCCCCGTCCTCTCCCGTCTTCAGGAGGGGCTCGATCCTCTCTGGTGCCGGCTCTCCGGTGGATGCCATCTCGACCGGCAGACCGTTCCCCTCGTCGAGGCCTCCGGTTTTCGCATCGTCCAGCGGGCGCGCCACCTGCGCGAGGCCGTCGAGGAGCTCGTCGCCGTTCCCGTGTGACTCGGCCTTCCCGTGTGACTCGGGGGGAAGACCCTCACCCTAACCCTCTCCCAGAGGGAGAGGGGATTCACTCAGGTTCGCGAGCTTGCGGGTCGCCAGTACAGAGTGCACCTCGGTGATCCGGCCGTCCGGCCCCGTTTCCACTTTCATGACGATCCTCGGGGCAGTGTGGGGGGTGCTCTCCTTCCACTCCGCCACCAGCGCCGGTAGACCGTTGCACATCCTCAGCTCCATCACCTCCGGCGAGCCTCGCAGCTCCTGCAACCGACGGAAGAAGAGCGCCACCCTCTTCACCCCCACCACCGGCACCTTCGCCGCGTGGAACTCGCCTCCTCCGTCCGACAACGCCCTCACCGGCTCCGCCAGCAACGCCTCCGCCGCCGCCACGTCCCCTGACGCCAGCGCTCCCAGGAACCCCATCAGCGCCTCCCTCGTCCGCTCCTGCAACTCCCGCGTCGGCACGCACCTCGCCCGGTCGTACGTCTCCATCGCCTGTCTCGCCCGATGGTGCGTCACCTTCACGTTCGTCTCGCTCAGCCCCAGGCTCTCCGCCACCTCCCGCACCGAGTAGTCGAACACGTCCCTCAGCAACAGCACCGCCCTCTGCCTCGGCGTCAGCGCCTCCAGTGCCAGCAGGAACGCGAAGGACACGCTCTCCAGCAGCTCGTACCTCCCCTCCGTCGTCCCTCCCCCCGGCAGCTCCGCCTCCACCGACGGCACCGCCTCGTCCCCCGTCTCCAAAGGCGAGGGCAACCACGGGCCCTCGTACCCCTCCCGCTTCCTCCTCCTCA
This is a stretch of genomic DNA from Archangium violaceum. It encodes these proteins:
- a CDS encoding class I SAM-dependent methyltransferase gives rise to the protein MTARALLYDAFMTPLGWLGLDRARHRLVAGLSGHVLEVGTGTGLLLPSYPPSVSSTVAIDIDPDMLARARLRRPGVSLFQADVQQLPFPDGSFDAVVSCLVFCSVEQPARGLAEIHRVLRPGGQLRMLEHVRSPRPVLSRLQEGLDPLWCRLSGGCHLDRQTVPLVEASGFRIVQRARHLREAVEELVAVPV
- a CDS encoding sigma-70 family RNA polymerase sigma factor → MTSTAHEALESAAREHEKFLWGLCYRMTGGAADADELVQETYARALMTRPARPEELRPWLTRVAMNLSRDRLRRRKREGYEGPWLPSPLETGDEAVPSVEAELPGGGTTEGRYELLESVSFAFLLALEALTPRQRAVLLLRDVFDYSVREVAESLGLSETNVKVTHHRARQAMETYDRARCVPTRELQERTREALMGFLGALASGDVAAAEALLAEPVRALSDGGGEFHAAKVPVVGVKRVALFFRRLQELRGSPEVMELRMCNGLPALVAEWKESTPHTAPRIVMKVETGPDGRITEVHSVLATRKLANLSESPLPLGEG